The Nitriliruptor alkaliphilus DSM 45188 genome includes a region encoding these proteins:
- a CDS encoding M20/M25/M40 family metallo-hydrolase, translating into MEGLELLASLVRIASVNPPGDGEGEVADLLREPLDAAGLDTEVLVSPQGRPSLIARLDGPTDRPPLVLLSHSDVVPVEEDRWTHDPFGGEVHDGQLWGRGSLDMKSVAVLHTQAAVALATGGATPEREVLVVLVADEEAGGAEGAEWLVDHHPVRVGFRDTAPPPEVLGEGGFGLAGVLDRPLMPIVVGEKSPLWLRASATGDAGHGSLPPADQAIAGLVRFITAVSGPRPARLHPVMRDQFAALAGVATGTQRRAFQLLAGPAGAAAVRVLAPRIRATSAVLGHLLADTVTPTQVRAGYKHNVVPGSAEVTFDARLLPDTDVDALLSWLSDVGERHGVTVAAEQRWSSPVSPRGDLFDLLTDVSAALPDGPLPVASLTPGVTDLRFFRRRGATAYGWVPLVLTPEQVATFHGADERVPVEQFERASTAMTDAVHRAATRPGT; encoded by the coding sequence GTGGAGGGGCTCGAGCTGCTCGCGTCGCTGGTGCGGATCGCCTCCGTCAACCCACCCGGTGACGGGGAGGGCGAGGTCGCCGACCTCCTCCGCGAGCCGCTCGACGCCGCGGGCCTCGACACCGAGGTCCTCGTCAGCCCGCAGGGGCGGCCGTCGCTGATCGCCCGTCTGGACGGGCCGACGGACCGGCCGCCGCTGGTCCTGCTGTCGCACAGCGACGTGGTACCCGTCGAGGAGGACCGGTGGACCCACGACCCCTTCGGGGGCGAGGTCCACGACGGTCAGCTGTGGGGGCGTGGCAGCCTCGACATGAAGTCGGTCGCGGTGCTCCACACGCAGGCCGCGGTCGCGTTGGCCACGGGGGGCGCCACACCGGAACGGGAGGTGCTCGTCGTCCTGGTCGCAGACGAGGAGGCCGGCGGCGCCGAGGGGGCCGAGTGGCTCGTCGACCACCACCCCGTCCGGGTCGGCTTCCGCGACACGGCACCACCTCCGGAGGTGCTCGGGGAGGGTGGCTTCGGGCTCGCCGGTGTGCTCGACCGACCGTTGATGCCGATCGTGGTCGGGGAGAAGTCCCCTCTGTGGCTGCGGGCCAGCGCCACGGGCGATGCCGGTCACGGCTCGCTGCCGCCAGCCGATCAGGCGATCGCCGGTCTCGTCCGGTTCATCACCGCGGTGTCCGGACCGCGACCCGCTCGACTGCACCCGGTGATGCGCGACCAGTTCGCGGCCCTCGCCGGGGTGGCCACCGGCACGCAGCGGCGCGCCTTCCAGCTCCTGGCCGGCCCGGCCGGAGCGGCCGCGGTCCGGGTCCTCGCGCCGCGGATCCGTGCCACCTCCGCCGTCCTCGGTCACCTCCTCGCCGACACCGTCACGCCGACCCAGGTCCGCGCTGGGTACAAACACAACGTGGTACCCGGCAGCGCCGAGGTCACCTTCGACGCCCGGCTGCTGCCCGACACCGACGTCGATGCGCTGCTGTCGTGGCTGTCCGACGTGGGGGAACGGCACGGTGTCACCGTCGCCGCCGAGCAGCGGTGGTCGAGCCCGGTCAGCCCGCGCGGTGACCTGTTCGACCTGCTGACGGACGTGTCGGCGGCGCTACCCGACGGCCCGCTGCCCGTCGCCTCGCTCACCCCCGGTGTGACCGACCTGCGCTTCTTCCGGCGCCGCGGGGCGACCGCCTACGGGTGGGTCCCGCTGGTGCTGACACCGGAACAGGTCGCCACGTTCCACGGGGCCGACGAGCGTGTGCCGGTCGAGCAGTTCGAACGGGCGTCGACCGCGATGACGGACGCGGTCCACCGCGCGGCGACGCGCCCTGGCACCTGA
- a CDS encoding DUF5655 domain-containing protein — translation MVVDGNWTVERHLAGKPAHIVDLYRQVIALAEGCGPFTYRVTATAITLRGERRGFAGLTPRQRVLSGYLDLQRRVEDDPRIGAVTPYTQRLFVHSYRIERPEQFDDGFAALLAEAYAVGNGAHLRADGDRGGRS, via the coding sequence GTGGTGGTGGACGGCAACTGGACGGTGGAACGGCACCTGGCAGGCAAGCCAGCGCACATCGTCGACCTGTACCGCCAGGTCATCGCGTTGGCCGAGGGCTGCGGTCCCTTCACCTACCGGGTGACCGCGACGGCCATCACCCTCCGCGGTGAGCGGCGCGGGTTCGCCGGTCTCACGCCACGCCAGCGCGTGCTCAGTGGCTACCTCGACCTCCAACGGCGGGTCGAGGACGACCCCCGCATCGGCGCGGTGACGCCGTACACGCAGCGACTGTTCGTGCACAGCTACCGCATCGAACGGCCCGAGCAGTTCGACGACGGGTTCGCGGCGCTCCTGGCCGAGGCCTACGCGGTCGGCAACGGGGCGCACCTGCGTGCGGACGGGGACCGAGGAGGCAGGAGCTGA
- a CDS encoding glutamate synthase subunit beta: MGDVRGFLKHERELPATRPVDQRVTDWREVYLPFAQDKLQTQASRCMDCGIPFCNDGCPLGNLIPDWNDLVYRDHWKQAIDRLHATNNFPEFTGRLCPAPCEAACVLGINEDPVTIKQVEVTIIDRAWNEGWVAPRPPSVRTGKRVAVVGSGPAGLAAAQQLTRAGHDVVVFERADRIGGLLRYGIPEFKMEKRHVDRRIAQMEAEGTEFRTGVNVGVDVTADQLRAEFDAIVLAGGSTTARDLPIEGRDLDGIHQSMEFLPWANKAQEGDLAVDEVPISAAGRKVVIIGGGDTGADCLGTSHRQGAVSVHQFEIMPRPPDERPSANPWPTWPMKFRTSSAHEEGGERVYSVNTEAFLGDEDGRVRALKAHEVEFVDGRFQRIEGSDFELEADLVLLAMGFVGPERGGLLDQLGVSLTDRGNVARTDDYATDVDDVYVCGDMGRGQSLIVWAIAEGRACARTVDEQLMGRSDLPAPIPASAVPLR, translated from the coding sequence ATGGGTGACGTGCGCGGCTTCCTGAAGCACGAACGTGAGCTGCCGGCGACCCGGCCGGTCGACCAGCGCGTGACCGACTGGCGTGAGGTCTACCTGCCGTTCGCGCAGGACAAGCTGCAGACCCAGGCCAGCCGGTGCATGGATTGCGGCATCCCGTTCTGCAACGACGGCTGCCCGCTCGGCAACCTCATCCCCGACTGGAACGACCTGGTCTACCGGGACCACTGGAAGCAGGCGATCGACCGGCTGCACGCCACCAACAACTTCCCGGAGTTCACCGGCCGGCTGTGCCCCGCGCCGTGCGAGGCGGCGTGCGTGCTCGGCATCAACGAGGACCCGGTCACCATCAAGCAGGTCGAGGTGACCATCATCGACCGCGCCTGGAACGAGGGCTGGGTCGCGCCGCGTCCGCCGTCGGTCAGGACCGGGAAGCGTGTCGCGGTCGTCGGGTCGGGTCCGGCTGGCCTCGCCGCCGCCCAGCAGCTCACCCGCGCGGGGCACGACGTCGTCGTCTTCGAGCGTGCCGACCGGATCGGGGGCCTGCTGCGCTACGGCATCCCAGAGTTCAAGATGGAGAAGCGGCACGTCGACCGGCGCATCGCCCAGATGGAGGCCGAGGGGACCGAGTTCCGCACGGGGGTGAACGTCGGCGTGGACGTCACGGCCGACCAGCTCCGGGCCGAGTTCGACGCCATCGTCCTGGCCGGCGGCTCGACGACCGCCCGCGACCTGCCCATCGAGGGCCGCGATCTGGACGGCATCCACCAGTCGATGGAGTTCCTGCCCTGGGCGAACAAGGCGCAGGAGGGCGACCTCGCCGTCGACGAGGTGCCGATCTCGGCCGCCGGGCGCAAGGTCGTGATCATCGGCGGTGGCGACACCGGGGCCGACTGCCTCGGTACCTCGCACCGTCAGGGGGCCGTCTCGGTCCACCAGTTCGAGATCATGCCGCGGCCACCGGACGAGCGGCCCTCCGCCAACCCGTGGCCGACCTGGCCGATGAAGTTCCGCACGTCGTCGGCCCACGAGGAGGGCGGCGAGCGGGTCTACAGCGTCAACACCGAGGCGTTCCTCGGCGACGAGGACGGGCGCGTCCGGGCGTTGAAGGCCCACGAGGTCGAGTTCGTCGACGGCCGGTTCCAGCGCATCGAGGGCAGCGACTTCGAGCTCGAGGCGGACCTGGTCCTGCTCGCGATGGGCTTCGTCGGTCCCGAGCGGGGCGGCCTGCTCGACCAGCTCGGGGTGTCGCTGACCGACCGCGGCAACGTCGCGCGGACCGACGACTACGCGACCGACGTCGACGACGTCTACGTGTGCGGCGACATGGGCCGGGGCCAGAGCCTGATCGTGTGGGCCATCGCCGAGGGGCGCGCCTGCGCCCGCACGGTGGACGAGCAGCTGATGGGCCGCTCGGACCTGCCGGCTCCCATCCCTGCTTCGGCCGTCCCGCTGCGCTGA
- the gltB gene encoding glutamate synthase large subunit has product MSVRNNVAGEGAAAQGLYDPAFEHDACGVAFVVDVHGRRSHEMVQRGLTALHNLDHRGATGAEDNVGDGAGILIQVPDAFLREVCEFPLPPAGTYAIGAAFLPQDPAEADAAAKAVDAIVADEGLRVVGWRDIPVDNSAIGSMARDVEPTFRHLVVAAREGDPELSGLDLERRAFVLRKRIEHEIGTGAPAAGDTANTVYFPSLSGRTLVYKGMLTSTQLGDFFLDLRDERLDSALALVHSRFSTNTFPSWPLAHPYRVIAHNGEINTVMGNRNWMRAREGSLSSPLFGDALERALPIMTPGASDTASFDECLELLHLGGRSLPHAVLMMIPEAWENHESMSDLRRDFYGFHSAVMEPWDGPASIAFTDGTVIGAVLDRNGLRPSRYWVTEDGLVVMASEVGVLDIDPASVVTKGRLQPGRMFLVDTAQGRIVDDEELKAELAGAQPYGEWLADGLLHLEDLPDRDLLTPQHASIVKRQRTFGYTSEEIRVILAPMARMGYEPIGSMGTDTPIAVLSERSRLLFDYFSQLFAQVTNPPLDAIREELVTSMAGTIGPEGNLLEPGPDSCKQIVLPKPVLSNEDLAKILYIDEDGENPGFKPFAIDGLYPVAEGGDGMRRALDEVCAKVSAAIEDGARIVVLSDRYSNAELAPIPSLLLTAAVHHHLIREKTRTKVGLVVEAGDAREVHHMALLIGYGAAAINPYLAFETIDDLIREGILTGIDHDEAVQHYVDGCTKGVLKIMSKMGISTVASYTGAQVFEAVGLSQDLVDRYFVGTSTKLGGIGLDQIAEEVAQRHRFAYLDNPEDVAHRDLWVGGEYQWRREGELHLFNPATVFKLQHATREKRYEVFKEYTELVDGRSAALMTLRGLFGFKDGVRPPVPLDEVEPVSEIVKRFSTGAMSYGSISAEAHETLAVAMNRLGGKSNTGEGGEDPDRFTPDEDGDLRRSAIKQVASGRFGVTAEYLTNADDIQIKMAQGAKPGEGGQLPGQKVWPWIAKTRYSTPGVGLISPPPHHDIYSIEDLKQLIHDLKNANPSARVHVKLVAEVGVGTVAAGVSKAKADVVLISGHDGGTGASPLNSLKHAGGPWELGLAETQQTLLMNGLRDRIVVQVDGQLKTGRDVVVAALLGAEEFGFATAPLVVSGCIMMRVCHLDTCPVGVATQNPELRAKFSGKPEFVVTFFEYIAEEVRELLAQLGFRTLDEAIGAVDALDIADAVEHWKAKGLDLSPILHVPTSPWEQDRYNTKTQDHGLDKALDNQLIELAEPALERGESVTIERPIANLNRTVGTLLGHELTKRYGGLGLPDDTIDVTFRGSAGQSFGAFVPRGVTLRLHGDANDFVGKGLSGGKLVIRPPDEVHPDFVAEDSIVAGNVMLYGATGGHAYVRGVVGERFCVRNSGATAVVEGVGDHGCEYMTGGRAVVLGETGRNFGAGMSGGIGFVYDPEDRFHRRVNLEMVDLDPLDEADKAWLRDEIRTHLELTGSAVAQRLLQRWHREVRRFVKVMPRDYKRVLEARRLAEEEGRDVDEAIMASARG; this is encoded by the coding sequence GTGTCCGTCCGGAACAACGTCGCCGGAGAAGGCGCCGCTGCGCAGGGGCTGTACGACCCCGCCTTCGAGCACGATGCCTGCGGGGTCGCGTTCGTGGTCGACGTCCACGGGCGTCGCAGCCACGAGATGGTGCAGCGCGGCTTGACGGCCCTGCACAACCTCGACCACCGCGGGGCGACCGGTGCCGAGGACAACGTCGGCGACGGCGCCGGCATCCTCATCCAGGTCCCGGACGCGTTCCTGCGTGAGGTGTGCGAGTTCCCGCTACCTCCGGCGGGCACCTACGCCATCGGTGCCGCGTTCCTCCCTCAGGACCCTGCCGAAGCGGACGCGGCGGCCAAGGCCGTCGACGCGATCGTGGCCGACGAGGGCCTGCGGGTCGTCGGGTGGCGCGACATCCCCGTCGACAACTCCGCGATCGGATCCATGGCTCGTGACGTCGAGCCGACCTTCCGCCACCTGGTGGTCGCCGCCCGCGAGGGCGACCCGGAGCTGTCCGGTCTCGACCTCGAGCGACGTGCGTTCGTCCTGCGCAAGCGCATCGAGCACGAGATCGGCACCGGTGCACCAGCAGCCGGCGACACCGCGAACACCGTCTACTTCCCGTCGTTGTCGGGCCGGACCCTGGTCTACAAGGGGATGCTGACCAGCACCCAGCTCGGCGACTTCTTCCTCGACCTGCGCGACGAGCGGCTCGACAGCGCGCTCGCCCTGGTGCATTCGCGCTTCTCGACCAACACCTTCCCGTCGTGGCCGCTGGCCCACCCCTACCGGGTGATCGCCCACAACGGCGAGATCAACACCGTCATGGGCAACCGCAACTGGATGCGGGCGCGTGAGGGCTCGCTGTCGAGCCCGCTGTTCGGTGACGCGCTCGAGCGCGCCCTGCCGATCATGACCCCGGGCGCCTCCGACACCGCCAGCTTCGACGAGTGCCTCGAGCTCTTGCACCTCGGCGGCCGGAGCCTGCCTCACGCCGTCCTGATGATGATCCCCGAGGCGTGGGAGAACCACGAGTCGATGTCGGACCTGCGACGCGACTTCTACGGCTTCCACTCGGCCGTGATGGAGCCGTGGGACGGCCCCGCGTCCATCGCCTTCACCGACGGGACGGTCATCGGTGCGGTCCTCGACCGCAACGGGCTGCGTCCCTCGCGGTACTGGGTCACCGAGGACGGCCTGGTCGTCATGGCATCCGAGGTCGGCGTCCTCGACATCGACCCCGCGTCGGTGGTCACCAAGGGCCGTCTGCAGCCGGGCCGGATGTTCCTGGTGGACACCGCGCAGGGGCGCATCGTCGACGACGAGGAGCTCAAGGCCGAGCTCGCCGGTGCACAGCCCTACGGCGAGTGGCTGGCCGACGGGCTGCTGCACCTCGAGGACCTGCCCGATCGGGACCTGCTCACCCCCCAGCACGCGTCGATCGTCAAGCGTCAGCGGACCTTCGGTTACACCTCCGAGGAGATCCGCGTCATCCTCGCGCCGATGGCCCGCATGGGCTACGAGCCGATCGGCTCGATGGGGACCGACACGCCGATCGCGGTGCTCTCCGAGCGGTCACGGCTGCTGTTCGACTACTTCAGTCAGCTCTTCGCGCAGGTCACCAACCCGCCGCTGGACGCCATCCGCGAGGAGCTGGTCACCTCGATGGCCGGCACGATCGGACCGGAGGGAAACCTGCTCGAGCCAGGGCCGGACTCCTGCAAGCAGATCGTCCTGCCGAAGCCGGTGCTGTCCAACGAGGATCTCGCCAAGATCCTCTACATCGACGAGGACGGCGAGAACCCGGGGTTCAAGCCCTTCGCGATCGACGGGCTGTACCCGGTGGCCGAAGGCGGCGACGGGATGCGCCGCGCGCTCGACGAGGTGTGCGCCAAGGTCAGCGCCGCCATCGAGGACGGCGCCCGGATCGTCGTGCTGTCCGACCGCTACTCGAACGCGGAGCTCGCGCCGATCCCGTCGCTGCTGCTGACCGCGGCGGTCCACCACCACCTGATCCGCGAGAAGACCCGCACCAAGGTCGGGCTCGTCGTCGAGGCCGGCGACGCCCGCGAGGTGCACCACATGGCGCTGCTGATCGGGTACGGCGCAGCCGCCATCAACCCCTACCTGGCCTTCGAGACCATCGACGACCTGATCCGCGAGGGCATCCTCACCGGCATCGACCACGACGAGGCGGTCCAGCACTACGTCGACGGGTGCACCAAGGGTGTGCTCAAGATCATGTCCAAGATGGGGATCTCGACGGTCGCCTCCTACACCGGAGCGCAGGTCTTCGAGGCGGTCGGCCTGTCGCAGGACCTCGTGGACCGCTACTTCGTGGGCACGTCCACCAAGCTCGGCGGCATCGGTCTCGACCAGATCGCCGAGGAGGTCGCCCAGCGCCACCGCTTCGCCTACCTCGACAACCCCGAGGACGTCGCCCACCGCGACCTGTGGGTCGGTGGCGAGTACCAGTGGCGGCGCGAGGGTGAGCTGCACCTGTTCAACCCCGCCACGGTGTTCAAGCTGCAGCACGCCACCCGCGAGAAGCGCTACGAGGTCTTCAAGGAGTACACCGAGCTGGTCGACGGCCGGTCGGCGGCGCTGATGACCCTGCGCGGCCTGTTCGGCTTCAAGGATGGCGTGCGCCCGCCGGTGCCGCTCGACGAGGTCGAGCCGGTCTCCGAGATCGTCAAGCGGTTCTCGACCGGCGCGATGAGCTACGGCTCCATCTCGGCCGAGGCCCACGAGACGCTCGCCGTCGCGATGAACCGCCTCGGCGGCAAGTCCAACACCGGCGAGGGCGGCGAGGACCCGGACCGCTTCACCCCGGACGAGGACGGTGACCTGCGTCGGTCGGCGATCAAGCAGGTCGCCTCGGGCCGCTTCGGGGTCACGGCCGAGTACCTGACCAACGCCGACGACATCCAGATCAAGATGGCCCAGGGCGCCAAGCCCGGTGAGGGCGGCCAGCTGCCGGGCCAGAAGGTCTGGCCGTGGATCGCCAAGACGCGGTACTCGACCCCGGGTGTGGGGCTGATCAGCCCGCCACCGCACCACGACATCTACTCCATCGAGGACCTCAAGCAGCTGATCCACGACCTCAAGAACGCCAACCCGTCGGCCCGGGTGCACGTCAAGCTCGTCGCCGAGGTCGGGGTCGGCACCGTGGCCGCCGGCGTGTCCAAGGCCAAGGCCGACGTGGTGCTGATCTCGGGCCACGACGGCGGGACCGGTGCCTCGCCGCTCAACTCGCTCAAGCACGCGGGTGGGCCGTGGGAGCTCGGCCTGGCCGAGACCCAGCAGACGCTGCTGATGAACGGCCTGCGCGACCGCATCGTGGTCCAGGTCGACGGGCAGCTGAAGACCGGCCGTGACGTGGTCGTCGCCGCCCTCCTCGGGGCCGAGGAGTTCGGGTTCGCGACGGCGCCGCTGGTGGTGTCGGGCTGCATCATGATGCGGGTCTGCCACCTCGACACCTGCCCGGTCGGTGTCGCCACCCAGAACCCCGAGCTGCGCGCCAAGTTCTCCGGCAAGCCGGAGTTCGTGGTCACCTTCTTCGAGTACATCGCCGAGGAGGTCCGCGAGCTGCTCGCCCAGCTCGGGTTCCGGACGCTCGACGAGGCCATCGGCGCGGTCGACGCGCTCGACATCGCCGACGCGGTCGAGCACTGGAAGGCCAAGGGCCTCGACCTGTCCCCCATCCTGCACGTGCCGACCTCGCCCTGGGAGCAGGACCGCTACAACACCAAGACCCAGGACCACGGGCTCGACAAGGCGCTCGACAACCAGCTCATCGAGCTGGCCGAGCCCGCGCTCGAACGCGGCGAGTCGGTGACCATCGAGCGACCGATCGCCAACCTCAACCGCACCGTCGGCACCCTGCTCGGTCACGAGCTGACCAAGCGGTACGGCGGGCTCGGGTTGCCCGACGACACCATCGACGTGACCTTCCGCGGGTCGGCCGGCCAGAGCTTCGGTGCGTTCGTGCCGCGCGGCGTCACCCTGCGGTTGCACGGCGATGCCAACGACTTCGTCGGCAAGGGCCTGTCGGGCGGCAAGCTCGTGATCCGTCCGCCCGACGAGGTGCACCCGGACTTCGTCGCCGAGGACTCGATCGTCGCGGGCAACGTGATGCTCTACGGCGCGACCGGCGGGCACGCCTACGTCCGCGGCGTGGTCGGCGAGCGGTTCTGCGTCCGCAACTCCGGCGCAACAGCGGTGGTCGAAGGTGTCGGGGACCACGGGTGCGAGTACATGACCGGCGGCCGGGCCGTCGTGCTCGGCGAGACCGGCCGCAACTTCGGTGCCGGGATGTCGGGCGGCATCGGGTTCGTCTACGACCCCGAGGACCGTTTCCACCGCCGCGTCAACCTCGAGATGGTCGACCTCGACCCGCTCGACGAGGCGGACAAGGCGTGGCTGCGCGACGAGATCCGCACCCACCTCGAGCTGACCGGGTCGGCCGTCGCACAGCGCCTGCTGCAGCGGTGGCACCGCGAGGTGCGGCGCTTCGTGAAGGTCATGCCACGCGACTACAAGCGCGTGCTCGAGGCGCGGCGGCTCGCCGAGGAGGAGGGCCGCGACGTCGACGAGGCGATCATGGCCTCGGCACGCGGCTGA
- a CDS encoding epimerase: MIEGPLGRRIVLAGGSGYLGRHLSRTLADRGDDVVVLTRGSATTVNGVRHVHWDGAGLGPWAAELDGAHAVVHLAGKRVDARPTRRNVDELIRSRVEPVRVVGEAVRACARPPAVWVQLSTLAIYGDSGDTLLDESVLPSGIGPRQMVTVALAWETAFRQASSGIERTVLLRPGIALGGDDDPATARLRQLCRLGLGGPVAGGRQWVSWLALPDLLRIILRAIDQGDVHGLYVATAPEPVTNAEMMRTYRQLLGRRVGLPAPAVATRLGAWAMGSDPALALTGRRGFPRRLLDEGFAFETTRFEDAARAALAAAGSGRGRPAQLDAG; encoded by the coding sequence ATGATCGAGGGGCCGCTGGGGCGCCGGATCGTGCTGGCCGGTGGTAGCGGCTACCTCGGTCGGCACCTGTCCCGCACGCTGGCCGATCGTGGGGATGACGTCGTCGTGCTCACCCGCGGCAGCGCCACCACGGTGAACGGGGTCCGGCATGTCCACTGGGACGGCGCCGGCCTCGGTCCGTGGGCGGCCGAGCTCGATGGCGCCCACGCGGTGGTGCACCTCGCCGGCAAGCGGGTCGACGCGCGGCCCACCCGCCGCAACGTCGACGAGCTGATCCGCTCACGGGTGGAGCCCGTACGTGTGGTGGGGGAGGCGGTCCGCGCGTGTGCTCGACCGCCCGCCGTGTGGGTGCAGCTGTCGACGCTGGCCATCTACGGGGACAGCGGGGACACGCTGCTCGACGAATCGGTGCTGCCGTCCGGCATCGGGCCGCGGCAGATGGTCACCGTGGCGCTGGCCTGGGAGACCGCCTTCCGGCAGGCCAGCAGCGGCATCGAGCGGACGGTCCTGCTGCGCCCCGGGATCGCGCTCGGCGGGGACGACGATCCTGCGACCGCCCGCCTGCGGCAGCTGTGCCGCCTCGGCCTCGGCGGTCCCGTCGCGGGCGGTCGCCAGTGGGTGTCCTGGCTCGCGCTTCCCGACCTGCTGCGGATCATCCTGCGGGCGATCGACCAGGGCGACGTCCACGGCCTCTACGTCGCCACGGCGCCGGAGCCGGTGACCAACGCCGAGATGATGCGCACCTACCGGCAGCTCCTCGGGCGCCGTGTCGGCCTCCCAGCACCGGCGGTGGCCACACGCCTCGGTGCCTGGGCGATGGGGTCGGACCCCGCCCTCGCGCTCACGGGGCGACGTGGGTTCCCGCGACGCCTGCTCGACGAAGGTTTCGCCTTCGAGACCACGAGGTTCGAGGACGCGGCGCGGGCCGCGCTCGCAGCGGCCGGGTCCGGGCGTGGCCGCCCCGCGCAGCTGGACGCTGGCTAG
- a CDS encoding sensor domain-containing diguanylate cyclase encodes MSGLSSPPADLRATLGAARTVAEAADATVAHLTGLGFAFPSLYLEQGGRLRLAAQRGYWQVLDGIPTDVGMVGRCYRSGRTVEVADARQEDQFLFAAPDLQREISVPLRHAGRVAGVLNLEARARFPDDARAVLEQVGEAFEERLTELGGPPPESSAQRVARLASAVTALEHEPDVHAAVLDAAIQVSGLPTAALIEPDPPHRARVLTASGPLADALTAVDPADLGHLDALVVSGISLYAHGTETSDLAMHGRLRAAGVAALGVVPLAASGDHLGSLLVASSVAQTLDASVVPSLEILGAQAAASIRAVRTLEQLRRRARQDPLTGLGHHATFQEVLAARCAERRGGRGVAVLLLDVDGFKRVNDRFGHQEGDRVLRELSAILASALRADDQLFRVGGDEFATVLEVGAAEEAEQVARRAVSAARDGPATVSVGVAVRLPGEATDRLVARADRAMYVAKHAGGDAVAVAPSVAEEGR; translated from the coding sequence ATGAGCGGGCTCAGTTCGCCACCGGCCGATCTCCGGGCGACCCTGGGCGCCGCCCGGACGGTCGCGGAGGCGGCGGACGCAACTGTGGCCCACCTCACCGGTCTCGGGTTCGCCTTCCCGAGCCTCTACCTCGAGCAGGGCGGGCGCCTCCGCCTGGCAGCGCAGCGTGGCTACTGGCAGGTCCTCGACGGCATCCCCACCGACGTCGGCATGGTCGGCCGCTGCTACCGGAGCGGTCGGACGGTCGAGGTCGCCGATGCCCGGCAGGAGGACCAGTTCCTGTTCGCCGCGCCCGATCTGCAGCGCGAGATCTCCGTACCGCTGCGTCACGCCGGCCGAGTGGCGGGTGTGCTCAACCTCGAAGCCCGCGCTCGGTTCCCGGACGACGCCCGCGCGGTGCTCGAGCAGGTCGGTGAGGCGTTCGAGGAACGCCTCACCGAGCTCGGGGGGCCGCCGCCGGAGTCGTCCGCCCAGCGTGTGGCGCGGCTGGCATCGGCCGTGACCGCGCTCGAGCACGAGCCGGACGTGCACGCTGCGGTGCTCGATGCGGCGATCCAGGTCTCGGGGCTGCCGACCGCTGCCCTGATCGAACCGGATCCGCCCCACCGCGCACGGGTCCTGACCGCTTCGGGTCCCCTCGCAGATGCGTTGACCGCGGTCGATCCCGCCGACCTCGGCCACCTCGACGCGTTGGTGGTCTCGGGGATCTCGCTCTACGCCCACGGCACCGAGACCAGCGACCTCGCCATGCACGGTCGGCTGCGTGCTGCCGGCGTCGCCGCGCTCGGCGTCGTCCCCTTGGCGGCCAGCGGCGACCATCTGGGGAGCTTGCTCGTGGCCTCCTCGGTGGCACAGACGCTCGATGCCAGCGTCGTGCCGTCGCTGGAGATCCTCGGTGCCCAGGCGGCGGCGAGCATCCGTGCGGTACGCACGCTCGAGCAGCTCCGACGCCGGGCTCGCCAGGATCCGTTGACCGGGCTCGGTCACCACGCCACCTTCCAGGAGGTGCTCGCGGCGCGGTGCGCCGAGCGGCGCGGGGGACGCGGCGTGGCGGTCCTGCTCCTCGATGTCGACGGGTTCAAGCGGGTCAACGACCGGTTCGGCCACCAGGAGGGCGACCGTGTGCTGCGGGAACTGAGCGCCATCCTCGCCTCGGCGCTGCGGGCAGACGACCAGCTCTTCCGTGTCGGCGGTGACGAGTTCGCCACGGTCCTCGAGGTGGGTGCCGCCGAGGAGGCCGAGCAGGTCGCCCGGCGGGCGGTGTCCGCCGCACGTGACGGCCCCGCGACGGTCTCCGTGGGGGTCGCGGTCCGGCTCCCCGGGGAGGCCACGGACCGGCTCGTGGCTCGGGCGGACCGTGCGATGTACGTGGCGAAGCACGCCGGCGGGGACGCCGTCGCCGTTGCGCCATCCGTCGCGGAGGAGGGGAGGTGA
- a CDS encoding acyl-CoA thioesterase, which yields MTVDGAAASVSGEPGAELPPPARIRVRFHELDPNGHVNHGVYANYFETARIELLESLGFGPQVLADRGIHLVVVELRIRFKRPAVAGDDLTITTRIAELARASSWWHQTLRRDEQVLAEAEVRSSATDPRGRPCRPPADLAAVLSALR from the coding sequence GTGACCGTGGATGGCGCTGCTGCCTCGGTGAGCGGTGAGCCGGGGGCCGAGCTGCCCCCACCGGCCCGCATCCGCGTCCGGTTCCACGAGCTCGACCCGAACGGTCACGTCAACCACGGCGTCTACGCCAACTACTTCGAGACCGCTCGGATCGAGCTGCTCGAGTCGCTCGGCTTCGGGCCACAGGTGCTCGCGGACCGTGGCATCCACCTGGTCGTGGTCGAGCTCCGCATCCGGTTCAAGCGGCCCGCGGTCGCCGGCGACGACCTGACGATCACGACCAGGATCGCCGAGCTCGCGCGGGCCTCGTCGTGGTGGCACCAGACCCTCCGCCGCGACGAGCAGGTGCTGGCCGAGGCGGAGGTCCGATCCAGCGCGACCGACCCCCGGGGACGACCGTGCCGTCCGCCGGCCGACCTGGCCGCCGTCCTGAGCGCACTGCGCTGA